A genomic window from Candidatus Ancaeobacter aquaticus includes:
- the sixA gene encoding phosphohistidine phosphatase SixA gives MYLLLIRHGDSENTKPGMTDNDRTLTLTGFDEIKSTARVIKSCGFQPDSILVSPYVRAQETAHSLTYMLDVSREIIETEDDLVPSGRIDRLLKKLDDAFSEKECIALVGHQPFMGDLMSKLLLGNVSAEMPFSKGAIAVIEVEGSLTGDQQKMILYITPSAAKKI, from the coding sequence ATGTATTTACTATTAATTCGTCATGGTGATAGTGAAAATACGAAACCGGGAATGACTGATAATGACCGGACGCTCACACTGACCGGATTTGATGAGATAAAGTCTACCGCACGAGTGATTAAGAGTTGCGGGTTTCAACCGGATAGCATATTGGTAAGCCCGTATGTTAGGGCTCAGGAGACAGCACACTCACTTACCTATATGCTTGATGTATCGAGAGAAATTATTGAAACAGAAGATGATCTGGTTCCTTCGGGCAGAATCGATCGGCTTTTAAAGAAACTTGATGATGCTTTTTCTGAGAAAGAGTGCATTGCACTTGTTGGTCATCAGCCTTTTATGGGGGACCTCATGTCGAAATTGCTTCTTGGAAATGTTTCCGCTGAAATGCCGTTTTCTAAAGGCGCTATTGCAGTTATCGAAGTGGAAGGATCTCTTACCGGAGATCAGCAGAAAATGATACTGTATATTACCCCTTCAGCAGCAAAAAAAATATAA